A single genomic interval of Fibrobacter sp. UWB13 harbors:
- the ffh gene encoding signal recognition particle protein — protein MFSQLTDSLENTLKNLRGQGKLTEENVAESLREVRRAFLAADVNFNVTRDFVKSVKEKSMGAEVLNSVTPGQQIVKIIHDELVAVMGGETKEINLSAPSPVGIMMVGLQGSGKTTFAGKIALWMRSKKKRKPLLVAADVYRPAAIKQLQVLGKSIGVPVYDEGQGNPVEIIKHGYQYAKDNGFDLVIYDTAGRLQIDEELMQELEKARDAVHPDEILFVADAMIGQEAVNVAETFWNRLNFTGVCLSKMDGDTRGGAALSIKKMTGVPICFIGVGEKLNEIDLFHPDRMASRILGMGDVVSLVEKAQQVIDEKDAKDLKKKILNNTFDLNDFLKQLRTIKKLGRIKDILSLIPGLNKLPLDQIDEKQLVYVEAVLSSMTPKERKKPQIIDGSRKARIAKGSGTDAARVNAVLKQYESMKEMFKKVGDFAKRQNNGGTIGSNYTPPKDKNKKKKR, from the coding sequence ATGTTTTCACAGCTGACTGATTCTCTAGAAAATACTCTCAAGAACCTGCGTGGGCAGGGCAAACTTACCGAAGAAAATGTGGCGGAATCGCTGCGTGAGGTGCGTCGCGCGTTCCTCGCTGCCGACGTGAACTTCAACGTGACCCGCGACTTTGTGAAGTCTGTCAAGGAAAAGTCCATGGGCGCCGAAGTGCTCAATTCCGTGACCCCGGGTCAGCAGATTGTGAAGATTATCCACGACGAGCTTGTGGCCGTCATGGGTGGCGAAACTAAGGAAATCAACCTTTCCGCACCATCTCCGGTGGGCATCATGATGGTTGGTCTGCAGGGTTCGGGTAAGACGACTTTCGCAGGCAAGATTGCTCTCTGGATGCGCAGCAAGAAGAAGAGGAAGCCGCTCCTCGTTGCCGCTGACGTTTACCGTCCGGCCGCAATCAAGCAGTTGCAGGTGCTCGGCAAGTCCATCGGCGTTCCGGTTTACGACGAAGGCCAGGGCAATCCGGTCGAAATCATCAAGCACGGCTACCAGTATGCTAAGGACAACGGTTTTGACCTCGTGATTTACGATACCGCAGGCCGTTTGCAGATTGACGAAGAGTTGATGCAGGAACTCGAAAAGGCACGCGACGCGGTTCATCCGGACGAAATTTTGTTCGTCGCTGACGCCATGATCGGTCAGGAAGCAGTGAATGTCGCCGAGACTTTCTGGAACCGTCTGAACTTCACGGGCGTCTGCCTCTCGAAGATGGATGGCGACACCCGCGGCGGTGCAGCGCTCAGCATCAAGAAGATGACGGGCGTGCCTATATGCTTTATCGGTGTTGGCGAAAAGCTGAACGAAATCGACCTTTTCCACCCGGACCGCATGGCAAGCCGAATCCTCGGCATGGGCGACGTGGTATCCCTCGTGGAAAAAGCACAGCAGGTCATCGATGAAAAGGACGCGAAGGACCTCAAGAAAAAGATTCTCAACAACACGTTCGACTTGAACGACTTCTTGAAGCAGCTCCGCACGATCAAGAAGCTCGGCCGCATCAAGGACATTTTGAGCCTCATCCCGGGACTCAACAAGCTCCCGCTCGACCAGATTGACGAAAAGCAGTTGGTCTATGTGGAAGCAGTGCTCAGTTCCATGACGCCGAAGGAACGCAAGAAGCCGCAGATTATTGACGGTAGCCGCAAGGCCCGTATCGCAAAGGGTTCTGGCACGGATGCCGCCCGCGTGAACGCAGTCCTCAAGCAGTACGAAAGCATGAAGGAAATGTTCAAGAAGGTCGGCGATTTCGCCAAGCGCCAGAACAACGGCGGTACAATCGGTTCGAACTACACCCCGCCCAAAGACAAGAACAAGAAAAAGAAGAGATAA